From a single Hemibagrus wyckioides isolate EC202008001 linkage group LG27, SWU_Hwy_1.0, whole genome shotgun sequence genomic region:
- the LOC131347374 gene encoding high choriolytic enzyme 1-like, whose protein sequence is MGNFQAFYGGGSTGAASLNLTLIMHLLQNILFLLIISLVQSRAMKALVNVNSEETDNISDINDDYFSVSSIIERANKNAGKLKDGLIIIHGDIAVYPGLQNADPCTSRRCKWPRGRNGKVKVPYVISRQYAFSESRLIKSALKSFRNSTCVRFVRRTNQEDFIHILSDQGCYSSVGRRGGRQVLSIDRNGCVFHHIIQHELLHALGFHHEQTRSDRDEHVRVLLQNVIPGQEHNFDKVSTNNLNTPYDYNSVMHYSRFAFSRNRQPTILPIPDNDVPIGRATEMSRNDILHVNRFYCS, encoded by the exons ATGGGTAACTTCCAGGCTTTCTATGGAGGTGGTTCGACAGG TGCTGCTTCACTGAATCTGACTCTCATCATGCATCTGCTGCAAAACATCCTGTTTCTGCTCATCATCAGTCTTGTTCAGAGCCGTGCCATGAAG GCGTTGGTTAATGTGAACTCTGAGGAAACTG ATAACATCAGTGACATCAATGATGATTATTTCTCTGTATCTTCTATAATTGAAAGAGCCAACAAGAATGCTG GAAAGCTGAAGGATGGTTTGATCATTATACATGGTGACATAGCAGTGTACCCTGGGCTCCAGAATGCAGATCCATGTACTTCTCGTCGGTGCAAGTGGCCCAGGGGCAGGAATGGGAAGGTTAAAGTGCCCTATGTCATTTCCAGGCAGTATG CATTCTCTGAAAGCCGTCTAATCAAGAGTGCACTGAAATCCTTCAGAAATTCAACCTGTGTCCGGTTCGTACGTCGCACCAACCAAGAAGACTTCATTCATATACTCTCAGACCAGGG GTGCTACTCTTCAGTGGGTCGCAGAGGTGGAAGGCAGGTTCTTTCCATAGACCGCAATGGCTGTGTTTTTCATCACATCATCCAGCATGAGCTTCTGCATGCTCTGGGCTTTCATCATGAGCAGACTCGTAGTGACCGTGACGAGCATGTCAGAGTCCTCCTCCAAAATGTTATTCCTG GACAAGAGCACAATTTTGATAAGGTCAGCACCAACAATTTGAACACGCCATATGACTACAATTCTGTCATGCACTATTCAAG GTTTGCTTTCTCCAGGAACAGGCAACCGACCATCCTCCCTATTCCAGACAATGACGTTCCCATTGGACGTGCCACTGAAATGAGCCGCAATGACATTCTACATGTTAACAGATTCTACTGCAGTTGA
- the LOC131347765 gene encoding ADP-ribosyl cyclase/cyclic ADP-ribose hydrolase 1-like, whose protein sequence is MENERVIDHSQRKHRTRFVLILVAVLIFVVVVLAIVLGVTASAKHSSFKNVVIKKCQTYLKENSNMARENDCEIIWKAFEQAYVGRDPCHVPPEAYDPLINSVKQHVVCNTMMFWSKTKDTVKAFADNRDCLVILEGTLLGFVFDELTWCSKNESKETFITDCPSWSYCENNPVRSFWMRASINFAATSCGNVSAMLNGSLEAPFSSTSVFGVEVKNLDPSKVNSLTVLLVTKETDLTTCDNPSFHALQNILDTKIAYKCRKVPYSKVEGCISDPEIPCSDCL, encoded by the exons ATGGAGAATGAACGTGTTATAGACCATTcacaaagaaaacacagaacacgATTCGTCCTGATTTTAGTCGCTGTGCTCATATTTGTGGTGGTTGTTCTCGCTATTGTTTTAGGAGTGACTGCAAGTGCGAAACACTCCAGTTTCAAGAATGTCGtcattaaaaaatgtcaaacatACCTAAAAGAAAACAGCAACATGGCAAG gGAGAATGACTGTGAGATAATCTGGAAGGCTTTTGAGCAGGCCTACGTTGGAAGAGATCCATGTCATGTTCCTCCTGAGGCATATGATCCTCTGATAAATTCAGTCAAGCAGCATGTTGTCTGTAATACT ATGATGTTCTGGAGCAAAACAAAAGACACGGTAAAAGCATTTGCTGACAACAGAGATTGCTTGGTCATTTTGGAGGGAACATTGCTTGGATTTGTGTTTGATGAACTGACTTGGTGCAGcaaaaatgaaagcaaag AAACCTTCATTACAGATTGTCCCAGTTGGTCATATTGTGAAAACAACCCAGTGCGATCTTTCTGGATGAGGGCTTCTATTAAC TTTGCTGCCACTTCTTGTGGGAATGTGTCTGCAATGTTAAATGGATCTCTAGAAGCCCCCTTCAGCTCCACAAG TGTATTTGGTGTAGAAGTGAAGAATTTGGATCCCAGTAAAGTGAACAGTTTGACTGTATTACTTGTCACCAAGGAAACAGACTT GACTACATGTGATAATCCCTCATTCCATGCTctacaaaacattttggacacaaAGATTGCTTACAAGTGCAGAAAGGTTCCTTA TTCCAAAGTTGAAGGATGCATTTCTGATCCAGAGATTCCATGCAGTGACTGCCTATGA